In one window of Oncorhynchus kisutch isolate 150728-3 linkage group LG16, Okis_V2, whole genome shotgun sequence DNA:
- the LOC109906741 gene encoding gastrula zinc finger protein XlCGF26.1-like: MAELQEAGLPETIPENGDEEEPANSKAEEMDTSEDLQDDNLIKREHFHSSNNEQQDGHLAVRRNVILERTKFNQRQQEAGETADDFITALHCLSEHCGYGALLREKIRNRLVMGLRDKRLSEQLQMDPEITLDEAVTRIRQKQQGLPENTFKATSNAANVEGVLSHSKQQCPANSQCQSENNQNSERPQQPQTTQENEEEPLDTDDFIEDFRPGGEKPHYCAYCGQNFQKVRDLIRHHQTHTGVKEMFCPDCGKGFTRSDNLKRHQRTHKKGGDCLYCDKSFSEPGELKIHMEVHSQERPYLCPDCGKQFKQLWVLKNHQLKHTEKISPQERHHYCSDCGKSFTRRHSLRRHQQETHTDEKPYHCSNCDKSFAGRERLKKHQLTHKEKKHKHYRCSRCDKRFPDMAKLRSHLPVHSVDLALHCSDCGKCFLNKTKFERHTRIHTASGKKPFLCTDCGDGFTTLRRLEEHQRTHTGEKPYHCTECGKRFAREWTLKSHKQVHKLKNTGERAAYPCSECGKSFSRSRDVMTHVRRVHNKERPFQCFCCEKRFFQKNFLTVHMRIHTGEKPYQCSDCGQSFSQIGDRKRHQKRQHSGEET, translated from the exons ATGGCGGAACTTCAGGAGGCAGGACTGCCCGAAACCATTCCGGAGAACGGAGACGAAGAGGAGCCGGCTAATTCAAAG GCAGAGGAGATGGACACCTCCGAAGACCTGCAAGATGACAACCTGATCAAGCGGGAACACTTCCACAGTTCTAATAATGAGCAGCAAGATGGACATTTGGCAGTTAGGAGGAATGTAATATTAGAACGAACAAAATTCAACCAAAGACAACAAGAAGCAGGAGAGACTGCTGATGATTTTATCACTGCACTTCATTGTTTGTCAGAACATTGTGGTTATGGAGCTCTACTCCGTGAGAAAATAAGAAACAGGCTTGTCATGGGTTTACGTGACAAAAGACTGTCTGAGCAATTACAAATGGACCCAGAAATAACACTGGATGAAGCTGTCACACGCATTCGTCAAAAGCAACAGGGCCTGCCGGAGAATACCTTCAAAGCTACCAGCAATGCTGCAAATGTAGAGGGTGTGCTTTCACATAGCAAACAGCAATGCCCAGCCAATTCCCAGTGCCAATCAGAGAATAATCAAAACTCAGAAAGACCACAACAACCCCAAACAACGCAGGAGAATGAAGAGGAGCCTCTAGATACTGATGACTTCATTGAGGATTTCAGACCTGGAGGAGAAAAGCCTCACTACTGCGCCTACTGCGGTCAGAACTTTCAAAAAGTAAGGGATCTTATAAGACACCATCAAACACATACAGGAGTGAAAGAAATGTTCTGCCCTGATTGTGGGAAAGGTTTTACCCGCTCTGATAATCTGAAAAGGCACCAGAGGACACATAAGAAAGGGGGTGATTGTCTTTACTGTGATAAAAGCTTTTCTGAACCGGGAGAACTAAAAATACACATGGAAGTACATAGTCAAGAAAGGCCATACCTTTGCCCTGACTGTGGGAAGCAATTCAAACAGTTATGGGTGTTGAAAAATCACCAGCTAAAACATACAGAGAAGATCTCACCACAGGAAAGGCATCACTACTGCTCCGACTGTGGAAAGAGCTTTACACGAAGGCATAGTCTTAGAAGACATCAGCAAGAAACGCATACAGATGAAAAGCCGTACCACTGCTCTAATTGCGACAAAAGTTTTGCGGGACGTGAGAGACTTAAAAAACATCAACTAACACACAAGGAAAAGAAACATAAACATTACCGCTGTTCAAGGTGTGATAAAAGATTTCCTGACATGGCAAAACTAAGATCACACCTTCCAGTACATTCTGTAGACTTGGCACTCCACTGCTCGGACTGTGGAAAGTGTTTCTTAAACAAGACAAAGTTTGAAAGACACACACGAATACACACTGCAAGTGGAAAAAAGCCATTCCTCTGCACTGACTGCGGGGATGGTTTTACAACTTTACGACGGTTGGAAGAGCACCAGCGAACACACACCGGAGAGAAACCGTACCACTGCACTGAATGCGGGAAGCGTTTTGCACGTGAATGGACATTAAAGAGTCACAAGCAAGTGCACAAGTTAAAAAACACTGGAGAAAGAGCTGCCTATCCTTGCTCTGAATGTGGAAAGTCCTTCTCCCGTTCACGTGATGTGATGACTCATGTGAGAAGGGTGCATAATAAAGAGAGACCTTTCCAGTGCTTCTGCTGTGAAAAACGTTTCTTCCAAAAGAACTTCCTTACAGTACACATGAGaattcacactggagagaaaccgtacCAGTGCTCAGACTGTGGACAAAGCTTCTCCCAAATTGGCGACCGAAAACGGCACCAGAAGAGGCAACACTCTGGAGAGGAGACTTGA